One segment of Sphingobacteriales bacterium DNA contains the following:
- a CDS encoding DNA alkylation repair protein, translating to MPDFIDTPLSVLVQNYHLQAQPETAIGMAKYMKNHFLFLGITSPQRASLNKTYFDQYGVPSASAALSAAVQLWQLPQREFQYLAVDVMKKAKSAHLEESIGIIEQLITEKSWWDSVDHLSGALIGDYFKRYPQHIEPIILEHWNKSSNIWLQRVSLIFQLSYKEKTHYEVLEECIAHCQYSKEFFVQKAIGWALRNVARHDPAFVRAVVAKYHLAPLSRREALKHIGEI from the coding sequence ATGCCTGATTTTATAGATACTCCTTTGTCGGTTTTGGTACAAAACTACCATCTGCAGGCACAACCCGAAACAGCCATAGGTATGGCTAAATATATGAAAAATCATTTTCTGTTTTTGGGTATTACTTCGCCGCAAAGAGCCTCGTTGAATAAGACATACTTTGACCAATATGGCGTACCTTCGGCATCGGCAGCTTTGTCGGCGGCAGTGCAGCTATGGCAATTGCCGCAGCGTGAATTTCAATACTTGGCGGTAGATGTGATGAAAAAAGCCAAAAGTGCGCACTTGGAAGAAAGTATAGGAATTATAGAGCAACTTATTACAGAAAAATCGTGGTGGGACTCTGTTGATCACCTGTCGGGTGCGCTGATAGGCGATTATTTTAAACGCTATCCGCAGCATATAGAGCCGATAATACTGGAGCACTGGAACAAAAGCTCTAATATTTGGTTGCAGCGGGTTTCGCTTATTTTTCAATTGTCATACAAAGAAAAAACACATTATGAGGTGCTGGAAGAATGTATTGCGCATTGCCAATATTCAAAGGAGTTTTTTGTACAAAAAGCCATTGGTTGGGCATTGCGCAATGTAGCCCGCCACGACCCCGCTTTTGTGCGTGCTGTGGTTGCCAAATATCACCTTGCGCCTTTGAGCCGCCGCGAAGCCCTCAAACATATCGGCGAGATATAA
- a CDS encoding gliding motility-associated C-terminal domain-containing protein — protein sequence MRKFVLFFAILSLMQSVVWAQNCSNEQCIEAYTGIDNHAFYLADIAGSPQYFFDSNSGKFEEFPDGTAHLTGVLVNKDDPSKMWAADVWFKNKMDYATWEAMSNPPHYKGDPSNVGLNYLNWTYYTMDSGNDGKKSRLTGGAGSYFDGWELYLTQDTDGNKYTTQVGTAANDFNTEYGMSTWFTYVGHDAQGTAVVQSRGDINIDFCSPCSGAYTLSVPAAFGTFNYMLSPSAGNVSASGSNLTVTGLCAGNYTFYVYYQDGTSQQFPFSIAPSGGSDFTYSVATNDGTVGTCNASAQVTLSLPSGGDYSYTFNESGTVSKNGNVLSLSGLCCGSHSIQVQYGNCTKDISFYTACQTSCNLTFNTLNTIGTPTAACNGSAQVTLTLPEGVSTYTYNYSEGGAVTQNGNTLSLSGLCCGSRTLTVNFGNGCSQNVVVYIPCLQEDCNADTQITTQGTIIGTYNGTATLTVDLPTGISQYSVDFNYPYATTTINNNTVHFTGLVCGSYEATLHYGAGCSQTVSFDVPCLPNPCSEPNDYCVEIGHSIAICPTFCDLTDNFTYNSIHSALGAVVQIQNNCLLYAPLATTLTNDVLTLTATDNTGTTQTIALDIQIGNCDGSFIFAVDDFVQTPYNISIGINVLANDLLPADCGSAVITNISTPSSGSAVILNNLVIYSPSFNFTGVATFEYTVCCTNTGVCDVALVTITVLNQTEICSLPSEVCLEPGETAVVCPQVCEIEDASVSQIISVIGASTQLLPSGCILYTVPENTTASVDTLEIISCNTAGECASNFVYISIGDCPKLGAMPADDHLSIYKNAPAVLDVFANDAMPEGTFVAYFTMPQHGTLEFNANQQFVYQPANDFIGEDYFTYSISRQGEVVHRAAVGIEVRDEVIGFSPIEDIQRQVATGFSPNGDGANDRFFINTVPAMQAVKWIVFDRFGKVILEEDEIANQHSLSWNGTLQNKGEVVAEGTYFYVVEYIMNGKKERFSGMIELQR from the coding sequence ATGAGAAAATTTGTATTGTTTTTTGCGATTCTTTCGCTGATGCAGTCCGTAGTATGGGCGCAAAATTGCTCTAATGAGCAATGTATAGAGGCTTATACGGGCATTGATAACCACGCTTTTTATTTGGCAGATATTGCCGGAAGCCCACAATATTTTTTTGACAGTAATTCGGGAAAATTTGAAGAATTTCCCGATGGTACTGCTCATTTGACAGGTGTGTTGGTCAATAAAGACGACCCCTCCAAAATGTGGGCAGCCGATGTGTGGTTTAAAAATAAAATGGACTATGCCACTTGGGAAGCTATGTCGAATCCGCCACATTATAAAGGCGACCCTTCCAATGTCGGTTTGAATTATTTGAACTGGACGTATTATACAATGGACTCGGGCAATGACGGCAAAAAAAGCCGCCTCACTGGTGGCGCAGGTTCTTATTTTGATGGCTGGGAGCTTTATCTCACACAAGATACTGATGGTAATAAATATACCACTCAGGTAGGTACTGCCGCCAACGACTTCAATACAGAGTATGGTATGTCCACTTGGTTTACCTATGTCGGGCACGATGCACAAGGAACAGCGGTGGTACAAAGTCGCGGCGATATTAACATAGATTTTTGCTCGCCTTGCAGTGGAGCTTATACCCTTAGTGTTCCGGCGGCTTTTGGCACATTCAACTATATGTTGTCGCCTTCGGCAGGCAATGTGAGTGCCAGTGGCAGCAATTTGACAGTAACCGGTTTGTGTGCGGGTAATTACACGTTTTATGTATATTATCAAGATGGAACTTCGCAGCAGTTTCCGTTTAGTATTGCGCCAAGCGGAGGCAGCGATTTTACATACAGCGTTGCTACCAACGATGGAACGGTGGGTACTTGCAATGCTTCTGCCCAAGTTACCTTGTCTTTGCCCTCCGGCGGCGATTACAGCTATACTTTCAATGAAAGCGGAACAGTATCTAAAAATGGAAATGTGTTGTCGTTGAGCGGATTATGCTGCGGCAGCCATAGTATTCAGGTACAATACGGCAATTGTACCAAAGACATCTCTTTTTATACCGCTTGCCAGACTTCCTGTAATTTGACGTTTAACACATTAAATACAATCGGTACGCCCACTGCTGCTTGCAATGGCAGCGCGCAAGTGACTTTAACCTTACCCGAAGGTGTAAGCACCTATACCTATAATTACTCCGAAGGCGGCGCTGTTACACAAAACGGCAATACTCTGTCATTGAGCGGCTTGTGCTGTGGTTCGCGCACACTCACTGTAAATTTCGGCAACGGTTGCAGCCAAAATGTAGTAGTATATATTCCTTGTTTACAAGAAGATTGCAATGCCGACACACAAATTACCACTCAAGGTACAATTATCGGTACTTACAATGGTACGGCTACGCTCACAGTAGATTTGCCGACGGGTATTTCGCAATACAGTGTGGATTTTAATTATCCTTATGCCACTACTACCATCAATAACAATACGGTTCATTTTACGGGTTTGGTATGCGGCAGCTATGAGGCTACATTGCACTATGGAGCAGGCTGCTCACAAACCGTTTCTTTTGATGTTCCTTGTTTGCCAAATCCCTGCTCCGAGCCTAATGATTATTGTGTAGAAATTGGTCATTCCATCGCTATTTGTCCTACTTTTTGCGATTTAACCGACAATTTTACTTATAACTCTATTCACAGTGCCTTGGGTGCAGTGGTACAAATTCAAAACAATTGCTTGTTGTATGCGCCTTTGGCTACTACCCTCACCAACGATGTGCTTACGCTCACTGCTACCGACAATACAGGTACTACTCAAACCATTGCTTTGGATATTCAAATCGGTAATTGTGACGGCTCATTTATTTTTGCGGTAGATGATTTTGTACAAACGCCTTACAATATTTCTATCGGTATCAATGTATTGGCAAATGATTTATTGCCTGCTGACTGCGGTTCGGCGGTGATTACCAATATCAGCACCCCCAGTTCGGGTTCGGCGGTTATTCTTAATAATTTGGTGATTTATTCGCCGAGTTTCAATTTTACGGGAGTCGCCACTTTTGAATATACCGTTTGCTGCACCAATACCGGTGTTTGTGATGTAGCTTTAGTAACCATTACTGTATTGAACCAAACCGAAATATGTAGTTTGCCCAGTGAAGTATGTTTAGAACCCGGCGAAACAGCTGTAGTATGCCCGCAAGTATGCGAAATTGAAGACGCTTCGGTGAGCCAAATTATCAGTGTTATCGGTGCAAGCACTCAATTGTTGCCAAGTGGCTGCATTTTATATACCGTTCCCGAAAATACTACTGCTTCGGTAGATACACTCGAAATTATCAGTTGCAACACCGCCGGCGAATGTGCCTCTAACTTTGTGTATATCAGCATCGGCGACTGCCCAAAATTGGGAGCAATGCCTGCCGACGACCATTTGAGTATATATAAAAATGCTCCTGCCGTATTAGATGTATTTGCTAACGATGCAATGCCCGAAGGCACTTTCGTTGCTTATTTCACGATGCCACAGCACGGTACTTTGGAATTTAATGCCAACCAGCAATTTGTGTATCAGCCCGCTAATGACTTCATAGGCGAAGATTATTTTACTTATTCCATTTCACGGCAAGGCGAAGTTGTACACCGTGCCGCAGTGGGTATTGAAGTACGCGATGAAGTGATTGGTTTTTCGCCGATAGAAGATATACAACGCCAAGTAGCTACCGGTTTTTCGCCTAATGGTGACGGCGCAAATGACCGCTTCTTTATCAATACTGTACCTGCTATGCAAGCAGTAAAATGGATTGTATTCGACCGCTTCGGAAAAGTTATATTGGAAGAAGACGAAATCGCCAATCAACATTCGCTTTCGTGGAACGGTACTTTGCAAAATAAAGGGGAAGTTGTTGCCGAAGGCACTTATTTCTATGTGGTAGAATATATAATGAATGGTAAAAAAGAGCGTTTCTCAGGAATGATAGAATTACAGCGATAA
- a CDS encoding YeeE/YedE family protein has protein sequence MTTLLEIIRQPWSWYVAGPLIGLIVPTLLLIGNKSFGISSSMRHICAACLPANIPFFQYDWKKEIWNLFFVAGILIGGFISMQWLSNPESIIIDPRLSAELSTYGITKIEGLVPEQLFNWSDVWTVRGFIMTVIGGLLVGFGTRYAGGCTSGHAIMGLSTLQLPSLIATICFMVGGFISANYILPFILSL, from the coding sequence ATGACGACTCTATTAGAAATTATCCGCCAACCTTGGTCCTGGTATGTAGCAGGTCCCCTTATCGGGCTTATTGTACCTACTTTATTGCTCATCGGCAACAAATCTTTTGGTATCAGTTCATCTATGCGCCACATTTGTGCGGCTTGTTTGCCTGCCAATATTCCGTTTTTTCAGTACGACTGGAAAAAAGAAATATGGAATTTGTTTTTTGTAGCAGGTATTTTAATAGGTGGTTTTATCAGTATGCAATGGTTGTCCAATCCCGAAAGCATCATCATAGACCCGCGCTTGTCGGCAGAACTCAGCACTTATGGCATTACAAAAATTGAAGGATTAGTACCCGAACAATTATTTAATTGGAGCGATGTATGGACAGTGCGCGGTTTTATAATGACGGTAATCGGCGGCTTATTGGTAGGTTTTGGCACACGCTATGCCGGAGGTTGTACCAGCGGGCACGCTATTATGGGGCTTTCTACCTTGCAACTACCTTCTTTAATCGCCACTATTTGTTTTATGGTAGGCGGTTTTATCAGTGCCAATTATATCTTGCCTTTTATTCTTTCTTTATAA
- a CDS encoding methyltransferase domain-containing protein: protein MSEIQCCITDCNNPFDQQYWDNLWQQQQTGWDLGAVSPPIQHFIDGYPHKDAAILIPGCGAAYEAEYLAQQGFTNITLLDISPTAAALLQQKFVGFPTVRVLQGDFFAHTDTYDLIIEQTFFCALPPVMRQRYVWQMHRLLNKNGLLVGLWFDRDFENSPPFGGSRAEYEALFQGAFIPQKWNTSEHSVKARATFELWGEWRKNDTLSVQLFEIKGITCVGCKNTVSQHIAALSGVHSVSMSSNFLDILTVSNAPLPITQVRESIAYEPQYTIEEIRF from the coding sequence ATGAGCGAAATACAATGCTGTATTACCGACTGCAACAATCCTTTTGACCAACAATATTGGGATAATTTATGGCAGCAGCAACAAACCGGCTGGGATTTGGGCGCGGTATCGCCGCCTATCCAACATTTTATAGACGGCTACCCGCATAAAGATGCCGCTATCCTCATTCCGGGCTGCGGGGCTGCTTACGAAGCCGAATATCTGGCGCAACAGGGCTTTACGAATATCACTCTGTTGGATATTTCGCCTACGGCGGCAGCATTGTTGCAACAAAAATTTGTCGGTTTTCCGACGGTGCGCGTGTTGCAGGGCGATTTTTTTGCTCATACCGACACTTACGACCTCATCATTGAGCAAACTTTCTTTTGTGCATTGCCGCCAGTGATGCGGCAGCGATATGTGTGGCAAATGCACCGCCTTTTGAATAAAAACGGTTTGCTGGTGGGGCTTTGGTTTGACAGGGATTTTGAAAACAGCCCTCCTTTTGGCGGCAGTCGCGCCGAGTACGAGGCTTTATTTCAAGGGGCGTTTATACCGCAAAAATGGAATACTAGCGAACATTCCGTTAAAGCGCGGGCAACCTTTGAATTATGGGGCGAGTGGCGCAAAAACGACACCCTTTCCGTGCAATTATTTGAAATAAAAGGCATCACTTGTGTAGGCTGTAAAAATACGGTGAGCCAACATATCGCGGCACTATCGGGCGTACATTCGGTGAGTATGAGCAGTAATTTTTTGGATATACTCACTGTCAGCAATGCGCCGCTACCCATAACGCAGGTGCGCGAAAGTATCGCTTATGAACCCCAATACACAATAGAAGAAATAAGGTTTTAA
- a CDS encoding MBL fold metallo-hydrolase, with protein sequence MTVEQIYTGCLAQGAYYIVSNGEAAIVDPLREVQPYLNRLERDGVRLKYIFETHFHADFVSGHLDLSRKTGAPIVYGPTAVPAFDAIIATDGQVFDLGNVKIKVLHTPGHTMESSTFLLIDENGKDHAIFSGDTLFLGDVGRPDLAQKAANLTQEQLAGLLYDSLMNKIMPLADDVIVYPAHGAGSACGKNMMKETVDTLGHQKEMNYALNQPNKDAFIAAVIEGLTPPPAYFGMNVAMNKGGYTNFDTVLLQGMRALNVEEFEVAAEHGDALILDTRNQNDFAKGFIPQSINIGLDGDFAPWVGALIMDVKQPLLLVTPEGKEEETITRLSRIGFDNALGYLKGGFEAWQAAQKESDTIDRITPQQFAERVKIGESVVVDVRKESEYAAEHIEEAYSKPLAYINDWIKDINPQQHFFLHCAGGYRSMIAASILQARGYRNFTEVQGGYNAVAKETNIPTTDFVCQSKVMK encoded by the coding sequence ATGACAGTAGAACAAATTTATACCGGTTGTTTGGCACAAGGTGCTTATTACATTGTGTCCAACGGCGAAGCCGCCATCGTTGATCCTTTGCGCGAGGTGCAACCTTATTTGAACCGTTTAGAGCGCGACGGTGTGCGCCTGAAATACATTTTTGAAACCCATTTTCACGCCGATTTCGTGAGCGGGCACTTGGATTTGAGCCGCAAAACCGGCGCACCCATCGTTTATGGTCCTACCGCCGTTCCTGCTTTTGATGCCATCATTGCCACAGACGGACAGGTTTTTGACCTCGGAAACGTGAAAATAAAAGTGTTGCATACCCCCGGTCACACGATGGAAAGCAGTACCTTTTTGCTCATTGACGAAAACGGCAAAGACCACGCTATTTTTAGTGGTGATACACTCTTTTTGGGCGATGTGGGTCGCCCTGATTTGGCACAAAAAGCCGCCAATCTCACACAAGAGCAATTAGCAGGATTATTGTATGACAGTTTGATGAATAAAATAATGCCTTTGGCTGACGATGTTATCGTATATCCGGCGCACGGAGCAGGTAGTGCTTGCGGCAAAAATATGATGAAAGAAACCGTAGATACATTAGGACATCAAAAAGAAATGAACTACGCTCTCAATCAGCCCAACAAAGATGCTTTTATAGCAGCAGTGATTGAAGGACTTACACCGCCACCCGCCTATTTTGGTATGAATGTGGCTATGAACAAAGGCGGCTACACCAACTTTGATACGGTACTGTTGCAAGGTATGCGTGCGCTGAATGTAGAAGAATTTGAAGTAGCTGCCGAGCACGGCGATGCCCTCATTTTGGATACGCGCAACCAAAACGATTTTGCCAAAGGATTTATTCCTCAGTCTATCAATATCGGTTTAGACGGCGACTTTGCGCCTTGGGTAGGTGCTTTGATTATGGACGTAAAACAACCTTTGTTGTTGGTGACACCGGAAGGCAAAGAAGAAGAAACCATTACCCGCCTGAGCCGTATTGGTTTTGATAATGCGCTGGGCTACCTAAAAGGAGGTTTTGAGGCGTGGCAAGCTGCCCAAAAAGAAAGCGACACCATTGACCGCATTACGCCGCAACAATTTGCCGAGCGCGTAAAAATCGGCGAAAGCGTAGTAGTAGATGTACGCAAAGAAAGCGAATATGCCGCCGAACACATCGAAGAGGCATACAGCAAGCCTTTAGCCTACATCAACGACTGGATAAAAGACATCAACCCGCAACAACATTTCTTTTTGCATTGTGCCGGCGGCTACCGCAGTATGATAGCAGCGAGTATTTTGCAGGCACGCGGTTACCGCAACTTTACCGAAGTACAGGGTGGTTATAATGCCGTTGCCAAAGAAACTAATATTCCTACCACCGACTTTGTGTGCCAAAGTAAGGTGATGAAATAA